One stretch of Pedobacter riviphilus DNA includes these proteins:
- a CDS encoding Crp/Fnr family transcriptional regulator, producing the protein MDKQAQLEAFRNGIAPFVTFNDAEWEIFIQYLNFSILNKKEHFAVEGKVCDYMCFITRGAVRYYHVKDGQEITGYFSFENELMSAYKSFLKRTPTANYIQAIEETELVMISYQSLQQMLNHPLLALKIERFGRLIAEYYICCYEDRVTAFITQSPEERYTALEKTAKDIFQRIPQHFIANFLGITPVSLSRIRKRTLLLKD; encoded by the coding sequence ATGGATAAACAGGCCCAACTTGAAGCATTTAGAAACGGTATTGCCCCATTTGTAACGTTTAACGATGCAGAATGGGAAATCTTTATTCAATACCTTAATTTTTCTATCCTAAACAAAAAAGAACATTTTGCAGTAGAAGGAAAAGTGTGCGACTATATGTGCTTTATTACCCGTGGTGCCGTTCGCTACTACCACGTTAAAGACGGACAGGAAATTACCGGGTACTTTAGTTTTGAAAATGAGTTGATGAGTGCTTATAAAAGTTTCTTGAAACGTACACCTACCGCCAACTACATTCAGGCAATTGAAGAAACAGAGTTGGTAATGATCTCATACCAGAGTCTGCAACAAATGTTAAACCACCCGCTACTGGCTTTAAAAATAGAGCGTTTTGGTCGTTTAATTGCCGAATACTACATCTGCTGTTATGAAGACCGCGTTACTGCTTTTATTACCCAAAGCCCTGAAGAACGTTATACCGCACTCGAGAAAACTGCAAAAGATATTTTCCAGCGCATTCCGCAGCACTTTATAGCCAACTTTTTAGGTATCACTCCCGTCTCCCTCTCCCGTATCCGTAAACGGACACTCCTTTTAAAGGATTAA
- a CDS encoding thymidine kinase yields MLFSEQNFRRRGEFSGSIEVVCGSMFSGKTEELIRRLKRAQIAKLNVEIFKPRTDTRYHETAVVSHDLNSINSTPVDSASAILLLGTNTQVVGIDEAQFFDDELPDVCNKLALKGIRVIVAGLDMDFTGKPFGPMPALMAIAEHVTKVNAVCVCCGNPALYSYRTVADEATVLLGEKESYEPRCRACYNLDKG; encoded by the coding sequence ATGTTATTTAGCGAACAAAATTTTAGAAGAAGGGGCGAATTTTCGGGAAGTATAGAAGTGGTATGTGGCTCTATGTTTTCTGGTAAAACAGAAGAACTGATCAGAAGGTTAAAAAGAGCGCAGATTGCTAAATTAAATGTCGAAATTTTTAAACCCCGTACCGATACCCGATATCATGAAACCGCCGTGGTTTCGCACGATTTAAACTCCATAAACTCTACACCTGTTGATAGCGCTTCGGCCATTTTATTACTTGGCACCAACACTCAGGTGGTTGGTATAGATGAGGCCCAGTTTTTTGATGACGAACTACCTGATGTTTGCAACAAACTGGCGCTTAAAGGCATACGTGTTATAGTTGCCGGCCTGGATATGGATTTTACGGGCAAACCCTTTGGCCCAATGCCTGCTTTAATGGCCATTGCCGAACATGTTACCAAGGTAAATGCGGTTTGTGTTTGCTGTGGTAATCCGGCCTTATACAGTTACCGTACAGTAGCTGATGAAGCTACCGTTTTATTGGGCGAAAAAGAAAGTTATGAGCCACGTTGCAGAGCTTGCTACAATCTGGACAAAGGATAA
- the rodA gene encoding rod shape-determining protein RodA, producing MQQQGNRFFFNVDWITVLIYIALCAVGFINVYASIYNPDKATGFDFASSYGKQLIYVITGLILGLSILLFDGRLFNVFAPFIYGATLFLLVVVLFVGRNVGGNQAWIPIGSFRLQPSEFAKFGTALLLARYVSTFNPKFRDIKSIVIAGLIVLAPLLLIMLQPDTGSALVFLAFMFPLYREGLSGYFLLIFLGMIVLFVADFLVPTYILILILTTIGGLFIYNNRRKQKIIFSTVLVTIIAIAYLFVVKIAYEKILAPHQRSRIELMLGLKADNKGAGYNVIQSQIAIGSGQATGRGFLQGTQTKYGYVPAQSTDFIFSTIGEEWGFVGCSVVIGLYIFLLLRLINLAERQRSTFSRVYGYSVACILFFHVFINIGMTIGIIPVIGIPLPFISYGGSSLWSFTILLFIFLKLDSNRMGFI from the coding sequence ATGCAACAACAGGGAAACCGTTTCTTTTTTAATGTAGATTGGATTACCGTTTTAATCTATATTGCCTTATGCGCAGTTGGTTTTATCAATGTTTATGCATCTATTTACAATCCAGATAAAGCAACAGGTTTCGATTTTGCAAGCAGTTATGGTAAACAGTTAATTTATGTGATTACCGGGTTGATATTAGGTTTATCAATTTTGTTGTTCGACGGAAGGTTATTTAACGTATTTGCACCGTTTATTTATGGAGCTACCCTTTTTCTGCTGGTCGTGGTACTCTTTGTGGGGAGAAATGTAGGCGGAAACCAAGCCTGGATACCTATAGGATCATTTAGACTACAGCCCTCAGAGTTTGCCAAGTTTGGTACAGCCTTACTTTTAGCAAGGTATGTGAGCACTTTCAATCCGAAATTCAGGGATATTAAATCAATTGTAATTGCCGGCTTGATTGTGTTGGCCCCCCTTTTATTAATTATGTTGCAACCCGATACGGGCTCTGCATTAGTTTTCCTGGCCTTTATGTTCCCTTTATACCGAGAGGGCTTATCTGGTTATTTCCTGTTGATTTTCCTTGGAATGATTGTACTGTTTGTTGCCGATTTCCTGGTGCCAACTTACATACTGATTCTTATCCTAACTACCATTGGCGGTCTTTTCATTTACAATAACAGGCGGAAACAGAAAATCATATTTTCTACCGTATTGGTAACCATCATTGCCATCGCTTATTTGTTTGTGGTTAAAATTGCCTATGAAAAGATTTTGGCACCACATCAGCGAAGCCGTATCGAGCTGATGTTAGGTCTTAAAGCCGATAATAAAGGTGCGGGTTATAATGTAATTCAATCGCAAATTGCCATAGGTTCAGGGCAGGCAACCGGCCGTGGTTTTTTACAGGGTACCCAAACTAAGTATGGCTATGTACCGGCTCAAAGTACCGACTTTATATTTTCTACCATTGGCGAAGAGTGGGGCTTTGTGGGCTGTTCAGTTGTGATCGGCTTGTATATATTTTTATTATTGAGATTGATCAATCTGGCAGAAAGGCAGCGGTCTACCTTCTCGAGGGTTTACGGCTATAGTGTGGCCTGTATCCTCTTTTTCCACGTATTCATCAACATCGGAATGACCATTGGGATTATTCCGGTAATCGGGATTCCCTTACCATTTATTAGTTACGGTGGTTCGTCGTTATGGAGTTTTACAATCTTACTGTTTATCTTTTTAAAGCTCGATTCTAACCGAATGGGATTTATTTAG
- the mrdA gene encoding penicillin-binding protein 2, protein MDQLFNRKYIVQGLFIVIALILLGKLFYIQIISDKAFSSAESNVLRKIYKYPARGAILDRNMKVIVQNEPVYDLMVTPNEVKPFDTLALANALEITVEDVRKKLKKARAQSNYQATFFERQISVQSYARLQEIMYRFPGFRTQDRTVRHYPDSIAGQLFGYVKEVSPDDIEKSEGYYKPGDFIGKSGLERSYEDFLRGEKGVINTLYDARNIAQGSYAGGKYDINAVSGDRLISSLDIRIQRLGEELMKNKVGAIVAIEPSTGEILAFVSSPGYDPNQLVGKDWGKNYMSLIANPYRPQIVRPIAGQYSPGSSFKPVDALVALQDGAIDPNTTFFCPGYYMAGNHKVKCEHVDGTINMQRGIARSCNTYFCHVFQNIITKNGMKNQRQTYAQWHEQISKWGFGQKLGIDMPFEKKGIFYQGSHYDKIYGKRWGYTTVISQAIGQGEITSTPLQMANVMAAIANRGYYLKPHLIKGIGDKNVVKKEYVVKNYVGVDEKYFPIVIDGMRDAVNSPWGTAKESQIPNIVMCGKTGTVQNPHGKNHSVFIGFAPMDNPKIAIAVIVENGGFGGSYAAPISSFIVEKYLTDTIKPRSNGYTVKAFSETNLLPALIDKTKKVKLTKLDSLNIKKTDSLKKVKDSLKLKSVILKQNIVTKPKVNEPIVNHKPVTNK, encoded by the coding sequence ATGGATCAATTATTTAACCGAAAATATATCGTTCAAGGATTATTTATTGTAATCGCCCTGATTTTATTGGGGAAGTTATTTTATATCCAGATTATTAGCGACAAGGCTTTCAGTTCTGCCGAGAGTAACGTATTGCGTAAAATTTATAAATATCCGGCTCGTGGTGCCATCCTCGACCGAAACATGAAGGTTATCGTACAGAACGAACCCGTTTACGATTTAATGGTTACGCCTAACGAAGTTAAACCTTTCGATACCCTTGCACTGGCCAATGCCTTAGAAATTACCGTAGAAGATGTACGTAAGAAATTAAAAAAAGCCAGGGCGCAATCAAATTATCAGGCTACGTTTTTCGAGCGCCAGATTTCGGTTCAGAGTTATGCCCGCTTACAGGAAATCATGTACCGTTTCCCGGGTTTCAGAACCCAGGACAGAACGGTGAGGCATTATCCTGATAGCATTGCCGGACAACTTTTCGGTTATGTAAAAGAAGTAAGTCCTGATGATATTGAAAAATCGGAAGGGTATTATAAACCTGGCGATTTTATTGGAAAAAGCGGATTAGAGCGGTCGTACGAAGATTTTTTAAGAGGCGAAAAAGGTGTAATTAATACGCTGTACGATGCCAGAAACATTGCCCAGGGCAGTTATGCTGGTGGAAAATACGATATCAATGCCGTCTCTGGTGATCGATTAATTTCGTCGTTAGACATTAGAATTCAGCGCCTTGGCGAAGAGCTGATGAAAAATAAAGTAGGTGCAATTGTAGCCATTGAGCCATCTACAGGTGAGATATTAGCCTTCGTGAGTAGCCCTGGTTATGATCCAAATCAATTGGTTGGTAAAGATTGGGGTAAAAATTACATGAGCCTGATTGCAAATCCCTACCGTCCACAAATCGTGCGCCCTATCGCAGGTCAGTATTCGCCAGGATCATCTTTTAAACCTGTTGATGCCCTGGTTGCCTTGCAAGATGGTGCCATCGACCCTAATACTACATTTTTTTGTCCTGGTTATTATATGGCCGGAAACCATAAAGTAAAATGCGAGCACGTAGATGGAACCATTAACATGCAACGTGGTATTGCCCGCTCCTGTAACACTTATTTCTGTCATGTTTTTCAGAACATCATCACTAAAAATGGCATGAAAAACCAGCGTCAAACCTATGCACAATGGCACGAGCAGATTTCTAAATGGGGTTTTGGCCAGAAATTGGGCATCGACATGCCTTTCGAAAAAAAGGGGATATTTTATCAAGGTAGCCATTATGATAAAATCTATGGTAAACGCTGGGGATACACCACTGTAATTTCGCAGGCCATTGGCCAGGGTGAGATTACCTCTACCCCATTGCAAATGGCCAACGTTATGGCGGCAATTGCCAACCGTGGTTATTATTTGAAGCCACACTTAATTAAAGGTATCGGCGATAAAAATGTAGTAAAAAAAGAATATGTTGTTAAAAACTATGTAGGTGTAGATGAAAAATATTTCCCTATCGTAATTGATGGCATGAGAGATGCGGTGAACAGTCCTTGGGGAACAGCCAAAGAGTCGCAGATACCCAATATTGTAATGTGCGGAAAAACCGGAACCGTACAAAATCCACATGGTAAAAACCACTCTGTTTTTATTGGTTTTGCACCAATGGACAACCCTAAAATTGCCATTGCAGTGATTGTGGAAAATGGTGGCTTTGGAGGTTCCTATGCCGCTCCGATATCAAGTTTTATAGTAGAAAAATATCTAACGGATACAATTAAACCACGTTCGAATGGTTATACCGTAAAAGCATTCTCAGAAACCAATCTTTTACCTGCTTTAATCGATAAGACAAAGAAAGTTAAACTTACCAAATTAGACAGTTTAAACATAAAAAAGACAGATTCGCTTAAAAAGGTTAAAGATAGTTTAAAATTAAAATCGGTAATATTAAAACAAAATATTGTTACCAAGCCTAAAGTAAATGAACCCATTGTAAACCATAAACCTGTAACCAATAAATAA
- a CDS encoding rod shape-determining protein MreD gives MNSRIIIINVIRWFLLLFVQIFLLKNMGFYDLSTPFIYVLFLLLLPFGIPNILLYLLAFGTGLTLDAFYDTMGVHATACVVLAFVRISFISISLNRDAIDDPEPSLSYMGFQWFSLYAFLCVVAHHLVLFFLETFRLTEVGYTLMRCGLSCIFTLLIILLVEFIFYRRTPR, from the coding sequence ATGAATAGTAGAATCATTATAATAAATGTGATCAGGTGGTTTTTACTACTTTTTGTGCAGATATTCTTGCTCAAGAACATGGGCTTTTATGATCTTTCTACACCGTTTATTTATGTGCTGTTTTTGCTCCTGCTTCCATTCGGAATCCCCAATATTTTACTGTACTTATTGGCTTTCGGAACAGGATTAACCCTCGATGCCTTTTACGATACCATGGGCGTACACGCCACGGCATGCGTAGTATTGGCTTTTGTGAGAATTTCTTTTATTTCAATAAGTTTAAACCGCGACGCAATTGACGACCCAGAACCATCGTTAAGTTATATGGGTTTCCAATGGTTTTCGCTTTATGCTTTTCTTTGCGTTGTTGCACATCATCTGGTGCTGTTCTTTTTAGAAACATTTAGGCTAACCGAAGTTGGTTATACCTTAATGAGATGCGGCTTAAGTTGTATCTTTACACTGCTTATTATTTTATTGGTAGAGTTTATATTCTATAGAAGAACACCACGTTAA
- the mreC gene encoding rod shape-determining protein MreC produces the protein MRNLWIFISRYNAFFLFIIFFIVGIYLTVKNNAYQRSVTLNSSNEVVGSAYERLNVFKRYLNLGMVNDSLAAENAKLKSQLLGLTTIDTAKDVKVVDTVTNQQYTYLAAKVIKNSITLRNNIMTINKGTVDGIKSGMAVIAPQRGVVGFIRDVSAHLATIQSLLHKDTKISVTLKKNNALGSLVWGDGNFDIKKAFVKEVPNHIKMYVGDTVVTSGYGSFPAGILVGKISKANVATNDNFLSAELNLFTDFSTLQYVYVVKDKKAEEQKALESIAKPNE, from the coding sequence ATGCGTAACCTTTGGATTTTCATCAGCAGATACAACGCATTTTTCTTATTTATCATTTTTTTTATCGTTGGCATCTACCTCACGGTGAAAAATAACGCTTATCAGCGGAGCGTAACCTTAAACTCAAGCAATGAGGTAGTTGGTAGCGCATATGAAAGGTTAAATGTTTTTAAACGATATTTAAACCTGGGAATGGTTAACGATAGTCTTGCGGCAGAGAACGCGAAGCTTAAAAGCCAGTTACTGGGATTAACCACGATAGATACAGCTAAAGATGTTAAAGTGGTAGATACGGTTACCAATCAGCAATACACATATCTGGCAGCTAAGGTGATTAAAAATTCGATCACTTTGCGTAACAACATCATGACCATTAATAAAGGGACAGTTGACGGTATTAAAAGTGGAATGGCCGTTATTGCGCCTCAACGTGGAGTAGTTGGTTTTATCCGTGATGTTTCGGCACATTTGGCAACCATACAATCGCTACTACATAAAGACACGAAGATTAGTGTAACCTTAAAAAAGAACAATGCGCTTGGCTCATTAGTTTGGGGTGACGGAAATTTTGATATTAAAAAGGCATTTGTTAAAGAAGTACCGAACCACATTAAAATGTATGTAGGCGATACCGTTGTTACTTCAGGTTATGGATCCTTTCCTGCCGGGATTTTGGTTGGAAAAATTAGCAAGGCAAATGTGGCCACCAATGATAATTTCTTATCAGCAGAATTAAATTTATTTACTGACTTTAGCACATTGCAATATGTATATGTGGTTAAAGATAAAAAAGCTGAAGAGCAAAAGGCTTTAGAAAGCATCGCTAAACCGAATGAATAG
- a CDS encoding rod shape-determining protein, giving the protein MGLFNWFTQEVAIDLGTANTLIIHNDKVVVDEPSIVAFDRTTNKVIAIGRQAMQMEGKTHDNIKTVRPLKDGVIADFNAAEAMIKGMIRMLNGGKGWMFPSLRMVICIPSGITEVEKRAVRDSAEIAGAKEVYLIHEPMAAAVGIGIDVEEPMGNMIIDIGGGTTEIAVIALSGIVCDQSIRVAGDNFDSDIVNYIRRQHNIMIGDRTAEKIKIEVGAALPELQDAPADFAVQGRDLMTGVPKQITVSYTEIAHCLDKSISKIEEAILKALEITPPELSADIYQTGIYLTGGGALLRGLDKRVAAKTKLPVHVAEDPLRAVVRGTGIALKNIGGYKFLMQ; this is encoded by the coding sequence ATGGGATTATTTAACTGGTTTACGCAAGAAGTTGCCATCGATTTAGGCACTGCGAATACCCTGATTATACATAACGACAAAGTAGTTGTAGATGAGCCATCTATTGTTGCTTTCGATCGTACTACAAACAAAGTTATTGCTATTGGCCGTCAGGCCATGCAAATGGAGGGTAAAACCCACGATAATATTAAAACCGTTCGTCCATTAAAAGATGGTGTAATTGCCGATTTTAACGCTGCTGAGGCGATGATTAAAGGGATGATCCGCATGCTTAATGGCGGTAAAGGATGGATGTTTCCATCTTTACGTATGGTAATCTGTATTCCCTCTGGTATTACTGAAGTAGAAAAACGTGCAGTGCGCGATTCAGCCGAAATTGCCGGTGCAAAAGAGGTATACTTAATTCATGAGCCAATGGCAGCTGCTGTAGGTATCGGAATTGATGTAGAAGAGCCGATGGGTAACATGATTATCGATATCGGTGGCGGTACCACAGAAATTGCGGTAATCGCTTTATCTGGTATCGTGTGCGATCAATCTATCCGCGTTGCGGGAGATAATTTCGACTCTGATATTGTAAACTACATCCGCCGCCAACACAACATTATGATTGGTGACCGTACCGCTGAAAAAATTAAAATTGAAGTTGGTGCAGCTTTACCTGAATTACAGGATGCTCCTGCCGATTTCGCGGTTCAAGGTCGCGATTTAATGACCGGTGTACCAAAACAGATCACTGTTTCTTATACCGAAATTGCGCACTGTTTAGATAAGTCGATCTCTAAAATTGAAGAAGCAATTTTAAAAGCCTTAGAGATTACTCCTCCAGAGCTTTCAGCAGATATTTACCAGACTGGTATTTATTTAACTGGGGGTGGTGCATTGTTAAGAGGTTTAGATAAGCGCGTAGCGGCTAAAACTAAATTACCTGTTCACGTTGCAGAAGATCCACTTCGTGCAGTAGTTCGTGGAACTGGCATTGCCCTTAAAAATATAGGCGGATATAAATTCTTAATGCAATAA
- the purH gene encoding bifunctional phosphoribosylaminoimidazolecarboxamide formyltransferase/IMP cyclohydrolase, translated as MSQSIKIKNALISVYYKDGLEPLVKLLAAQGVQLFSTGGTEQFIKDLNLPVTAVEDLTGYPSILGGRVKTLHPKVFGGILNRRALTGDQEQIAEYEIPEIDLVIVDLYPFEETVKAGGTPEEIIEKIDIGGISLIRAAAKNFNDVVIIASKNDYPTLQAQLEAQNGETTLAQRKSFAKTAFHTSSHYDTAIFNYFNTEEPLDVFKQSVTEAKTLRYGENPHQGGVFYGDLDAMFTKLNGKELSYNNLVDVDAAVALIDEFEDPTFAILKHTNACGIASRPTVKQAWLDALACDPVSAFGGVLITNVEVDLETAEEINNLFFEVLIAPSYQAEAIELFSKKKNRVILQRNQVELSKKQFKTLLNGVIEQDKDLIIEGPEQMTTVTDKAPTAQELKDLFFANKIVKHTKSNTIVLVKDDVLIASGVGQTSRVDALRQAIEKAASFGFSVKGAAMASDAFFPFPDCVEIAADAGITAVLQPGGSIKDADSVAKANEKGIAMVTTGVRHFKH; from the coding sequence ATGAGTCAATCCATTAAAATCAAAAACGCTTTAATCTCAGTATATTATAAAGATGGTTTGGAGCCATTGGTAAAATTGTTAGCCGCACAAGGTGTACAATTATTTTCAACCGGTGGAACAGAACAATTCATTAAAGATTTAAACCTCCCTGTTACAGCGGTTGAGGATTTAACTGGTTATCCATCTATTTTGGGCGGACGTGTTAAAACCTTACACCCAAAAGTATTTGGCGGAATTTTAAACCGTAGAGCATTAACTGGCGACCAGGAGCAGATTGCTGAGTATGAAATTCCTGAGATTGATTTGGTTATTGTTGACTTATACCCTTTTGAAGAAACCGTAAAAGCAGGCGGAACACCGGAAGAAATTATCGAGAAAATCGACATCGGTGGTATTTCCTTAATCCGTGCAGCTGCAAAAAACTTTAACGATGTGGTAATTATCGCATCGAAAAACGACTATCCTACTTTACAAGCCCAATTAGAAGCGCAAAATGGCGAAACTACTTTAGCACAACGTAAATCGTTCGCTAAAACAGCTTTCCATACTTCTTCTCATTACGATACTGCAATCTTTAATTACTTCAATACAGAAGAGCCGCTTGATGTTTTTAAGCAAAGTGTAACTGAAGCTAAAACTTTACGTTATGGTGAAAACCCACATCAAGGTGGTGTATTTTATGGCGATTTAGATGCCATGTTTACCAAACTTAACGGTAAAGAACTTTCTTACAACAATTTGGTTGATGTAGATGCAGCCGTTGCTTTAATCGACGAATTTGAAGATCCAACTTTCGCGATCTTAAAACATACCAATGCCTGTGGTATTGCCTCTCGCCCTACAGTTAAACAGGCATGGCTTGATGCATTGGCCTGCGATCCGGTTTCGGCTTTCGGCGGTGTATTGATTACCAACGTGGAGGTTGATCTTGAAACAGCAGAAGAAATTAACAACTTGTTTTTTGAAGTGTTAATTGCACCTTCTTACCAAGCAGAAGCGATCGAGCTGTTCAGCAAAAAGAAAAACCGCGTTATCTTGCAGCGTAACCAGGTTGAATTGAGCAAAAAACAATTTAAAACATTATTAAACGGTGTAATTGAGCAGGATAAAGATTTAATTATCGAAGGTCCGGAGCAAATGACAACTGTTACCGATAAAGCACCTACTGCACAAGAACTAAAAGATCTGTTCTTTGCTAACAAAATTGTAAAACATACTAAATCGAACACCATTGTTCTGGTTAAGGATGATGTTTTAATTGCGAGCGGTGTTGGTCAAACTTCGCGTGTTGACGCCTTAAGACAAGCGATTGAAAAAGCAGCTTCTTTCGGATTCAGCGTTAAAGGTGCTGCAATGGCTTCTGATGCTTTCTTTCCTTTCCCTGATTGTGTTGAAATTGCTGCCGATGCCGGAATTACAGCTGTTCTACAGCCAGGTGGCTCAATTAAAGATGCCGATTCTGTTGCCAAAGCAAATGAAAAAGGTATTGCTATGGTAACTACCGGTGTAAGACATTTTAAACACTAG
- a CDS encoding winged helix-turn-helix transcriptional regulator: MQNSTNNEYKAITNEVLFLNDSPLTSVFKVIGGKWKIMLIKAIAAKCPKRFGELKRETNFLSQGTLTTQLKEMERDKLIVREAFAESPPRVEYKLTDLGKTLLPVIDVLEDWYANFQASSKH; encoded by the coding sequence ATGCAAAACAGTACTAATAATGAGTATAAAGCAATTACAAATGAAGTTTTATTTTTAAATGACTCTCCGTTGACGAGCGTATTTAAGGTAATCGGAGGCAAATGGAAAATTATGCTTATTAAAGCCATTGCTGCTAAATGTCCTAAAAGATTTGGAGAACTGAAACGCGAAACAAATTTCTTAAGCCAGGGTACACTAACCACACAGCTAAAAGAAATGGAACGCGATAAACTCATTGTACGGGAGGCTTTTGCAGAATCTCCTCCACGCGTAGAATATAAACTCACTGATTTAGGGAAAACCCTTCTTCCTGTAATTGATGTTTTGGAAGATTGGTATGCTAATTTCCAAGCCAGCAGCAAGCACTAA
- a CDS encoding MFS transporter, translating to MKKYRKWSVFLIACSAIFLSVLDLFIVNVALPSIKTGINGTDADMQFIIVMYIIGYASFLITGGRAGEYFGKKKVFLAGMLIFTLASLFCGLSQSATQLNVARFIQGISAAFMVPQGMAFIPGLFPDQKERIKMLGIYGSIAGTASVIGQFLGGLIPDLEIISQSWRLIFLINVPIGITAVMLGFKYLKELPVKTTGKFDFIGSLLLMLTLTAFIYPLIQGRELGWPIWSITLLLLSGVLLLVFIYYQQLGVGMGKLPLINSGSFKNFDFRMGLLISLFYYLVQDSYFLINTVNLQRGMGISSARTGIYFVCQGLGYVMASMFFTPLVTRYGKSVSLAGSVIMITALLFHLIVFNSNAASQLYIGIVLFVYGIGCGTILPSLMTISLKSIPEDKMGTSSGIYLTLQQISVALGVALVGGIFFSKLQHPVLISQFSVAYQWATLLNIGFLIVVSALLLLMSKMKQT from the coding sequence ATGAAAAAATATAGAAAATGGTCTGTGTTCCTGATCGCCTGTTCGGCCATATTTTTATCCGTGTTAGATCTGTTTATTGTAAACGTGGCGCTTCCATCTATTAAAACTGGCATTAATGGGACAGATGCTGATATGCAGTTTATAATTGTGATGTATATTATAGGTTATGCCTCCTTTCTAATTACCGGAGGGCGGGCAGGAGAATACTTTGGAAAGAAAAAGGTATTTCTGGCCGGAATGCTGATTTTTACCCTTGCTTCTTTATTCTGTGGTTTGTCACAATCGGCTACCCAGCTTAATGTTGCCCGCTTTATACAGGGCATAAGCGCAGCATTCATGGTGCCCCAGGGCATGGCTTTTATCCCCGGTTTATTTCCCGATCAGAAAGAGCGGATAAAGATGTTGGGCATTTATGGCAGTATAGCTGGTACCGCTTCGGTTATTGGTCAGTTTTTGGGTGGATTGATTCCTGATCTTGAAATTATTTCCCAGAGCTGGCGTTTGATTTTTTTGATCAATGTACCCATTGGCATAACTGCTGTTATGCTGGGTTTCAAGTATCTTAAAGAATTGCCTGTAAAAACTACCGGGAAATTTGATTTTATCGGCAGCTTATTACTAATGTTAACCTTAACAGCCTTTATTTATCCACTAATACAAGGTAGGGAGCTAGGTTGGCCGATCTGGAGCATTACTTTATTGCTGTTATCGGGGGTATTGCTGCTGGTATTTATTTATTATCAACAATTAGGTGTTGGGATGGGGAAGCTTCCGCTTATTAATTCAGGTTCCTTTAAAAATTTCGATTTCAGGATGGGACTTTTAATTTCCCTGTTTTATTACCTCGTTCAGGATTCTTATTTCCTGATTAATACGGTTAATTTACAGCGTGGGATGGGCATAAGTTCTGCCCGTACCGGGATATATTTTGTTTGCCAGGGACTTGGTTATGTAATGGCATCAATGTTTTTTACGCCATTAGTGACCCGTTATGGTAAATCGGTCTCGTTAGCAGGATCTGTGATAATGATTACAGCATTGCTTTTTCATCTGATTGTATTTAATTCAAATGCTGCGTCGCAATTATATATAGGTATAGTGTTGTTCGTATATGGAATAGGCTGTGGCACCATCTTACCTTCTTTAATGACGATATCGCTGAAAAGTATACCTGAAGATAAAATGGGGACTTCATCTGGTATTTACTTAACACTGCAGCAGATTTCGGTAGCGCTTGGGGTTGCTCTTGTTGGTGGTATTTTCTTTAGTAAACTTCAACATCCGGTTCTGATTTCGCAATTTTCCGTAGCTTATCAATGGGCAACTTTGCTCAATATAGGGTTTCTTATTGTTGTTAGTGCATTATTATTGCTGATGTCGAAAATGAAGCAGACCTGA